The nucleotide window AGAGATGATATTTTTGCATTTTGAATTCAGCTAATGACGTGTAAATGGGCGAAGGAAGTGCTAAGCGATGTGGAAAAGCTGAGTGAGGAGAGAGTGGAATTAGTGTTGAATAAGTATCTTGAAGATTTTCGAGACGGAGCGTTGAAAACCAATGGGTGGCCAACTTATATTGGACCATCTACTTATATTGTCTCCAAAGCAGCTATGAATGCCTACACTAGGATACTGGCCAAGAATTACCCCCCTTTTTGCATCAATTGCGTGCACCCTGGCTTTGTCAAAACCGATATTACCGGCAACACTGGATTTTCCACCCCTGCTCAAGGGGCAGAGAATGTAGTGAGAGTAGCGTTGCTACCCATTGGTGCCTCTTCCGGTTTTTTCTATAATTGCCAACAAGTTTCAAGTTTTTAAACCAAATAATACATTACAACTTAATGAATTATCCGAAAATTACAGCCAAATGTTACTGTTTTTCATGGTTTATCTTATAATAAACTTCTTGTTGGTGTATTTTGGAAGACTTAATTAAATATTAGTGTACTTTTATTTTTCCAgctctattattttatgttttgttggAGAATAGAACGAAGAATTTATTAATAGAATAAGCAATATGCGAATCAAATAAGGAAAATGCAAGTGATTTTTGTTAATATAGATGTATGACTAATATTTAAAAAcaaatgaaattattaaatttttactatcacaataatcattaaattttgttttcaatcTCATGTGATGGTTTAATTGCTTGATGGTTAAAAATGTTCATCACTCTCAGAATGGCTTGAGTTTAAGTTGTACCAGTTGAGTTTTTTATTCAGGATTAACCTTATTATTgtaatttactaaaaataaaattttaacttttttaaattGTTAAAGTTAACTTTAGCTAATGTAAAGTATTACTTTTATGCCCATACTAGTGTTGTGAAgaataaagatttttttttttttaaaattcaactgggctttatttattttaaaattatcagTATAATATAGTCTTTTAGAACAATAGAAATGGACCCTacaattgaaaagaaaaaagtaaaaagaaaatttggCCCAAGAGACAGGAGGCCCACGCCAAAACAAAACTAACAGATAAGATAAAGAAACAGAAAAATATCTAATTCAAACGTCCCATCCAGTCGGTGTAAAATAGCTGGCATCCACTAACCATCTGACGTTCCAAGTTCCCATGCCATCCGTTCAAAACAATAGCAGTTTCCCAAGGAGATTTCATTTTTGCTATCCCTTCCTCTTTAGATTTCTCTAGATTTCCTTCAACTCGGGTTTCTCAACCATCTTTCCTCTCTTCCTCGCTGAAGGCAAGTGAAGGCTACATCCTCCAGGTATATTTCTTCTCCCGTTCTTAAGGCATCTTTTGCAAGTTCATGAGCTTGACGATTCTCTGATCTGTGAATAAACTGGAAATGGCTTTCTTGAAAAAATTGTTTCTTTCTTTGGATATCTCGGATGACCGCCCCTATCGCTGACTTGTCTGTTGTTGTTGAGTTGCATTTTTTTATAACTGTTTTTGAATCTCCTATTATGGTAATTGATTGAAAACCCAGTGAGATCCCTAACTTTACTGCTTGTAATCCTGCATATGCCTCCGCCATGAACGGGGACGATATTGCGGAGTGGAGTACTGATTTTAAGGCAAGAAACTCATCCATCTCCCCCCTCACCACTATACCCGAAGCCGATCTTGAATATTTGTTGTCAAAGGCTGCGTCAACATAGATAGTTGCTGTCGTACTTCTTGTGTTCTGTCTCTGACGTATGCTTTCACCTAAGGTAGATGGTCTTTCTTCCATTCCATCAATTTCTACTCTGTAACTGTGGACTAGTTTTGACAACTCTCGCCTTGTGGTTGTTTTCCCCTCATGAACAAGTTGGTTCCTAGAGCTCCATATCATCCATGCAACACAACAAAAAAGCCGACACTGTTGACTGTTGCCTATGGTAAAAACCCAGGTAAGCCAGTCCCACAGATCTGTAATAGCTTTATTTGTGAGCCATTAGAGACTAAGATTTTGCCATGTTTCTATTGTTATAGGGCACTGTCTAAACACATGGTTGCTATCTTCTTCTACACTTCGACACCGGGGACATGAGCTATCTGAAGCCACTCTTCTTAGTCTTAAATTCTTTAGGGTAGGGATAAAGTTGAATGAAAGACTCCAAATAGTGATGGCAATTTTTGAAGGAAGGCGTAGACTCCATAATTTCCTAtagaaattttttgttttgatctGTATTAAATAAGCATTAGGATCTGTAGTTGCCTAttgtaatagtttataggcacTTCTGACTGTAAATTGGCCAGAATGTTCTCCTCGCCAAACTTGAAAGTCGCCATGTTCTTCTTCCGCCAAAGGAATTTGTAGAATCTTTTGTGCAATATTTTCTGAAaaggtattttcaattaaatCAGCTTTCCACTTTCTTGTTGTTGCCTCAATTAAGTCCGAAACTAACTCAATTCCTGTATTGTTGATATTGTCATTACTTCTATTAATGTCTTCTACACTTGGAATCCAATGATCATTCCAAACAGAAATTCGGTCTCCTTTCCCAACTCGCCAACATAAACCATCTTGCAGTAGTCTTTTTGCTGCCCAAACGCTTCTCCAGGTAAGTGAAGGTAAATTCCTTAGCTGTACATGAATAAAATCTGATTGTGGATAATATTTAGCTTTTAAGACCTGTGCTAATAATGAATTTGGGAAATTAATAAGACGCCAACCTTGCTTGGCTAATAAGGCAACATTAAATTGATCAAGACTTTGAAAACCCAAACCACCCTTGTCTTTTGCAATACAAAGAGCTTTCCAAGCACACCAATGAATGCCCCTTTTACCATAACTCTTCTGCCACCAAAATTTCACTATAATGCTTTCAAGATCCTCACATAAAATCTTAGGAAGTAAAAAACAGGCCATCACATACGTCGGGATAGCTTGAAGAATAGCCTTAATGAAAACTTCTTTTCCACCTTGAGAGAGATGCCGAGTACTCTAATTTTCAATTCGCTGTTTAAATCTgtcttttaaattttgaaatgccTTCTTTTTCCTTCTACCCACCATATTTGGTAATCCAAGGTAACGTTCTGAATTATTAGAACTTCGTACGCCCAATATGCGAGTAACTACTCTCTTTTCTTCCTCTCGAGTGTTAGAGCTAAAGAACACCGTGGATTTATCAAAATTGACTCTTTGACTCGAACAATTTCCATACTCACGTAGAATATTTTTTAAGAATCCAGCTCCCCTTTTAGTAGCCTCTCCAAAAAGAATGCAATCATCTGCAAAGAGTAAATGTGAAATTTGTGGACCTCTTCTGCTCGCCTTAACCCCTTTTTAAATGCCCTTCTCGAAGTGCCAACCTCATTAGGCTAGATAAGCCTTCTCcacaaatcaaaaataaaaatggaCTTAAAAGGTCACCTTATCATAATCCTCTCATATGTTGAAATAACTCCCCAGCCTGGCCATTAAGTATCACTAAATAGGAGACAGTAGAtacacatttcataataaaatcgaTCCAATTTGGCTCAAAACCCATTTTCCTCATCATCTTTTTCATAAAAGTCCATTCAACTCTATCATCTGCTTTACTCATATCTAATTTTATTGCCATGAGTCCCTTTTTCCCCATTTTTTCCTCTTTAGGGTATGTAAAATTTCGTACGCCAATAATACATTGCCTGAAATTAGTCTTCCTGGCACAAAAGCAATCTGTGCATTGTCAATGCATTTCTCTAAGACTCCTCTAAAGCGATTAGCAATAGCCTTTGTCAATATTTTATAAACGACATTACATAAGCTAATGGGACAAAAATGGGAAAGGTTGGTTGAATTTACTTTTTTAGGAATAAGCACAATATGTGTGGTATTGATTGGACTAACCTCTATGCCGCCATTCAGATGTTGAAGACAAAAAGTTGAGACCTTGCCCCAAAAAATGTGCCAGTATTTTTGAAAAAGTAAAGCCGGAAAGCCATCTTCACCTAGTGCTTTTGTGGTTCCCATACTTGTCAGTGCCTCCTTAATCTCATCCATTGTATATTGCGCTCTGAGTCTGCTATTATCCTCTTCAGTAATACACCGTTCAATACCTGTTAAAAGATGTTCATACAGGCTAGGTTCCCCAGCCTCAAATAACTCCTGAAAATAGGATTTAGCAATTTTTGCCATTTCTTGCAGATTCTTTACCTCTCTTCCATTTTGATTCTGTAGCTTTCGGATGTTATTTTTTTTGTCGCCTTTGTGTCGCGAGACTATGGAAGAAAGCTGTATTCCTGTCTCCAAGTTTCAGCCAGTTTGCTTTTGCTCTCTGCTCCCAGTATCTTTCATCCTTATCAATCTCCAAGTTCAGTTGCACCTTTGTATCAATCAGCTCTGCTAAATTATTACCACTCTTCTCAGCTTCCATTAATTCAGACAGCTTTGAAGTCAAAAGCTCTTTCTTCCGCCTTCTAGAACGGCAACTGCGTGTAGCCCATTTCTCTAGTCCCTTTCTGAGAAACTCCAATTTCTGTAAAAGATCTCCTGATGTTGCTTCCCACAAAAATTTAACTTCAGCTTCGAATGATTCCTCCAATACACACCAagcttcaaatttaaaatttttttgactcCGTTTATCATCTTTATTTGTGGTGATTAAAAGGGGACAATGATCAAAGGTCGACTGCACCAAATGTTGAATGGTGACTTCAGGAAACATTGACATCTAATTTTCATTTGCCATTCCTCTGTCCAAACGCTCTCGAATGTTTGTTTTTGGCAAATTCCCCCTTTTCCAAGTGAACCATTTTCCAGAATAGCCTACATCCATCAGTCGACAATCTTCTAAAGCATTATGAAAAACTTTCATTCTTTTTTCTTCTCTAGGTATCCCTCCTTTTTTTTCGAAGCCATGCATGATTTCATTAAAATCTCCGCAAACAAACCAATGGTTGGCCAACTTTTATTGGACCATCTACTTATATTGTCTCCAAAGCAGCTATGAATGCCTACACTAGGATACTGGCTAAGAATTACCCCACTTTTTGCATCAATTGCGTGCACCCTGGCTTTGTCAAAACCGATATTACTGGCAGCAATGGATTTTCCACCCCTGCTCAAGGGGCAGAGAATGTAATGACAGTAGCATTGCTACCCATTGGTGCCTTTTCCGGTCTTTTCTATAATTGCCAACTAGTTTCAAGTTTTTAAACTTAATAATACATTACAACTTAGTGAATTATCCGAAAATTACATCCAAATGTTATTGTTTTTCATGGTTTATCTTATAATAAACTGTATTTTGGAAGACTTAATTAAATATtagtgtatttttattttttcagctctattattttatgttttgttggAGGAGAATAGAACAAAGAAAATGCAAGTGATTTTTGTTAATAAAGATGTGTGATTTTTTGAATTGGTTGGATTATCGGTCcaaataataatgttaaattgtTTTTTGAATTCAACCATTTAAAActgttattaaattaaaaatcaaaatcattTGAACCAATTCAATCgagttttagtaattttttaaatttttattttattttcatatatttttttaatcCAACCAATCACCCAACCAGTGAAATTTTTGTTGGTTTGTCGAGATGCAACCAAGGCCCACTAAACTCAAACATGCCAACCAAACAGACTTTGATTGTACCACGGCTGCCGTTCTAATTCTTGTTCCAACATGCTATGAGACAGCGAAGCAGCCAAAGTTTCCAGCATTTGATTTGGAAGAAGTAAACACGGGAAAGAAGAAAAATGTGCAACAAAAATATTAGTATCTCCTTGTCAACTTCGAATCAAACGGCTGAATCAAAAAGTACAAGGAACATAAAGttgcccttttttttctttttggtgtcAAACAAGTTCCAATGGCGGAGTAATTGAAGACATTAACCAACAGATAATCAGATAAAAACCTCCAATAAACCAACTAGCTAGCTGTGCTCTTTCTTCTGCTCTCTTCTCATGGCGGAATCCCTCCAAAGGTTTCTGTTTCTTTGATGGCGGTTTTGCATTTGTTATACCTTTAACCCTAAAGCTTTAACATTTGTTGACTTCTTCTTCGATCAGGTATGCTGTTGTCACCGGGGCGAACAAGGGGATTGGACTGGCCATATGTAAGTTGTTGGCCTCTAAAGGGGTCATGGTGGTCTTAACTGCTAGAGACGAGAAAAGGGGTCTCGTCGCTCTTGAAAAGCTGAAAGAATCCGGTCTCTCTGGTCATCTAGTTTTTCACCGGCTCGATGTCGCCGACCCTGCTACCATCACTTGTCTGGCAGACTTTGTCAAAAACAAATTTGGGAAGCTTGATATCCTGGTATGAGTTACTATAGTCAATTACCTGCTCAACTTTTTCACCATGTGTGTAGCTATATAAGAATATTTCTGCAGGTGAATAACGCTGGTATAGGCGGGAGTACAATGAACCATGAGGCTTTAAAAGCTGCAAAAGTTTCCGGTACTGAGGTAAATTTATAAGCCATTAGGAAGCAGTTTTCTCTTTTTAACAGTTTATAAAAgcttaaaagtttttattttcgGCCTGAACCAAGTTTGAAAATCGTGTCACATACATGAGGACTCAAATACGCAAGGGGTTTTACTTGTAGGTTTGGGGTTGTGTTATTGTTATGTAATCCAAGGCCCCTTACAAAAGTCTGCCATACAAATGCAGGCAGATCTGGAAGCAGTTTGGAGTAAAATCCTGATTGAAACGTACGAGCTAGCAGAAGAATGTTTGAAAATAAACTACTATGGTGCTAAAACTACGGCCGATGCACTCATTCCTTTACTCCAGTTATCTGATTCTCCGAGGATTGTCAATATTTCCTCTAGCATGGGCAAGCTACAGGTAAATACATTGATCTGTTTTAGACCAGCTTGAGAATAAGAACCGAGTTAAACTGGAACCTGGATTAACTAAACCATATTTTCTCAAATTTGTCGCAGTACATACCGAGCGAACAGCGCAAAGAAGCATTAAGGGATGCTGATACAGGAGAGAAAATCGACGAGTTAATCACCGAGTTTCTAAAGAATTTCAAGGAGGGTTCATTAGAAAGCAAGGGTTGGCCAACCTTTCTCTCTGCCTATACAATCTCAAAAGTAGCTATGAATGCCTATACAAGGATTTTGGCCAAGAAGCATCCAAATTTCTGCATCAACTGTGTTTGCCCTGGTTTTGTCAAAACCGATATAAATAACAATACCGGTCATTCAACCCCCGAAGAAGGTGCAGCGATTCCAGTCAAGTTAGCACTTTGGCCGAACGGTGGTGCCCCTTCCGGCCTCTTTTTCGTTCAGGGTGAACCTGTACCATTTGAAtgaaactaaaaacaaaaaaaaaacaataaaatcCCATCAAAGTGGTCGGGAACTTAGTTCACAATTCTCTCTTCATCATCGATTACAATAACAATGTTACAACATGGTCCCACGGATAGGGTATAATGTTTCCCGTGGGAAAGTtcaatattttatgagatgctatAATTGTGAGTTTCTTTGTTCATTTCTGATTTGGAAAGCTAAAAGATTAGGTGAAACATGAGAATACGTCAATGTCTCAAGCAAAAGGACAAGAAACAAAATGTTGATGCCTCCATTTTTTGTATGCAAACAAGGGCCTGCTTTCATAAACAAGAGAGGAACAAGCTGGCTGATTAAACACCATTGAGTGGGACAAACCTGATAAGTAATCTGGATTTGTTGATAAAATTTGATCCattaattattgaaataatattatCAAAGAGCATCATCACCGAACTCCTCATTTTTTTAAATACATGTGTTTGACTACCCTGCTCCTTTATACATTGATAGGGTAAACTACACCaagtaaattaaattattagtaattttatattttgatcattcaacttaaaaaaattacaaaataattattaaattatttaaaagttttcatttaagttctcaaactattcaaaagtttttatttaagtcactgggttattaagtttttttttttttaagttcgaCTAGCAAGCTCCAAAGATGATTTAACAATTGGTATCATCAGTGAGTAGAAATATATACCTTAGATCTAAATTGATCTGACGGTCAGTGTCAGTGATTGAGAAAAAATTGTTtggatattaatttatatatttgtgACGATCAAAGCTATTTCATGTAAAAAATTGGATTGTACAAGAAAAAGTGAAAGGAAAACTTTCGATAGGTGTAGGTAGTGCGAACAAAGAAGACTACAATAACAATTTTAACCGCCCAattacttaaatgaaaacttttgttgaatttaataatcattttataactttttgtagttgaataaccaaaatataaatttactaataatttaataatcttAAATATAGTTTACCCGTATAAGATTAACATATCCGTATGGAATATACACGTGTATCCGACTGTTAGACACAAATACTAGTAACATAGACTCTCATGTATGGAGAAAATGAAAGAGAATTCTGAAAAGACATCTCAACTCCACACATTAAAGTAGTTTTAATTTGACAATGAAAGCCATGTTTATTAAGGAGTTTCCTTCGTCAGTTCATCAGTGCAATAATTGGCATAAAAAGTAGTGTTATAGTTTCCATTTGTTTCACTCTCGCTACTCAACTTCATCTGGACCATCTCAACATGACAGACACCATGCAAAGGTAGCAATTTCTTTATCGAGGATTTATATTTGCCATAATAACACTGTAACATGACATCCACTACTTTTGTCAGGTATGCAGTTGTCACTGGAGCAAACAAGGGTATTGGACTTGAAATTTGCAAGCAGTTAGC belongs to Gossypium arboreum isolate Shixiya-1 chromosome 7, ASM2569848v2, whole genome shotgun sequence and includes:
- the LOC108489590 gene encoding (+)-neomenthol dehydrogenase-like, which translates into the protein MAESLQRYAVVTGANKGIGLAICKLLASKGVMVVLTARDEKRGLVALEKLKESGLSGHLVFHRLDVADPATITCLADFVKNKFGKLDILVNNAGIGGSTMNHEALKAAKVSGTEADLEAVWSKILIETYELAEECLKINYYGAKTTADALIPLLQLSDSPRIVNISSSMGKLQYIPSEQRKEALRDADTGEKIDELITEFLKNFKEGSLESKGWPTFLSAYTISKVAMNAYTRILAKKHPNFCINCVCPGFVKTDINNNTGHSTPEEGAAIPVKLALWPNGGAPSGLFFVQGEPVPFE